One Rosa chinensis cultivar Old Blush chromosome 5, RchiOBHm-V2, whole genome shotgun sequence genomic region harbors:
- the LOC112164378 gene encoding transcription factor MYC4-like, producing MSFQSEVRGLKLRHRIVVVLNKKIIDLFIAHSLTRSFAVRDVSVPGKAFSSRTSIWLRRTHELQFNNCERAKEAHIHEIETLICIPTSDGVLEIGSSGLIRENWGLIQQAKSLFGSDQPDPETRPLEFINRNFSIFDIRVIAGVQEEDHSSYNDDKKHVFGSSKKKNGASNPNPDFADSDYRMKRAPKKRGRKPRLGRDTPLNHLEAERQRREKLTSQGRC from the exons ATGTCGTTTCAGTCTGAGGTTAGGGGACTCAAGCTCCGACATCGAATCGTCGTCGTTTTGAACAAGAAGATCATCGATTTGTTCATAG CTCACTCCCTCACTCGATCTTTCGCCGTCAGGGACGTCTCTGTTCCAGGCAAGGCCTTCAGCTCCAGGACCTCAATCTGGCTGAGAAGGACCCACGAGCTTCAGTTCAACAACTGCGAGAGAGCCAAAGAGGCCCATATCCACGAGATCGAGACCTTGATCTGCATCCCAACTTCCGACGGTGTTCTTGAAATAGGTTCCTCCGGTTTGATCAGAGAGAACTGGGGGTTGATCCAGCAAGCCAAGTCGTTGTTCGGGTCGGATCAGCCTGACCCAGAAACAAGACCGCTTGAGTTCATCAACCGGAACTTCTCTATTTTTGACATCCGCGTCATTGCCGGCGTGCAGGAAGAGGATCACAGCTCGTACAATGACGACAAGAAACATGTTTTTGGTTCTAGTAAGAAGAAGAACGGAGCTTCGAACCCAAACCCGGACTTCGCAGATTCCGACTACCGGATGAAAAGAGCGCCGAAGAAACGGGGCCGGAAACCCAGGCTGGGCCGAGACACGCCGCTCAACCACTTGGAGGCGGAGCGGCAGCGGCGGGAGAAGCTCACCTCGCAAGGGCGGTGTTAg